The following proteins come from a genomic window of Misgurnus anguillicaudatus unplaced genomic scaffold, ASM2758022v2 HiC_scaffold_28, whole genome shotgun sequence:
- the LOC141362524 gene encoding protein PALS1-like: MQKASLLTINPHTHTYPRIHHTPPLTHTAMMTTSYMNGYVTESDGGGGSGGAMDAQEEVGPKHREMAVDCPGDLGARTLPVRRSAQLERIRQQHEDRRRREEEGRKELDLNSSMRIKKLSQNPKVGIDNPTFEQMEGSGGSMGGLQSLTAPPALLDLEELLMSLKQVQHCLNDSQSQEDVELVLQLVQKPDFQKAFNIHNAVAHYMNRPSPPFPLMDHAQTLTQEVQAMLHNSSQKEGLELNSLLTTPHIQALMVAHDSIAEQEMQLEPLAPSFSSSETFTQWGGETVKIVRIEKAKDIPLGATVRNDMDSVIISRIVKGGAAEHSGLLHEGDEILEINGVEIRGKDVNEVFDILADMHGVLTFVLIPSPQIKPPPIKETVVHVKAHFDYDPSDDPYVPCRELGLCFQKGDILHIISQDDPNWWQAYRDGDEDNQPLAGLVPGKSFQQQREAMKQTIEEDKEPEKSGKLWCAKKNKKKRKKRQYNANKNDDFDNEEVLTYEEMALYHQPANRKRPIAMIGPPNCGQNELRQRLLSSEPDRFAGAVPHTTRNRRDIEVSGRDYHFVSRQAFETDSAAGKFIESGEFEKNLYGTSTDSVRQVINTGKICLLCVHTQSLKVLRSSDLKPYIIFIAPPSQERLRALLAKDNKNPKPEELRDIIEKAREMEQNYGHLFDAAIVNTDLEKSYQELIRLIDKLDTEPQWVPSTWLR; encoded by the exons ATGCAGAAAGCATCCCTGCTAACCATCAACCCCCACACGCACACATACCCACGCATTCACCACACACCACCACTCACACACACAGCCATGATGACCACCTCTTACATGAACGGTTACGTGACTGAATCAGACGGTGGGGGAGGGAGTGGCGGGGCTATGGATGCCCAGGAGGAAGTGGGGCCGAAGCACAGGGAGATGGCGGTGGACTGCCCCGGGGACCTTGGTGCCCGCACCCTGCCCGTCAGACGCAGCGCTCAGCTGGAGAGAATTCGACAGCAGCATGAGGACCGCAGGAGACGGGAGGAGGAGGGACGCAAGGAGCTCGACCTCAACTCGTCCATGCGCATCAAAAAGCTCTCCCAGAATCCAAAAGTGGGAATTGATAACCCCACCTTTGAGCAAATGGAGGGCTCCGGAGGCTCCATGGGAGGCCTGCAGAGCCTCACCGCACCACCTGCTTTACTAG ATCTGGAGGAGCTGTTGATGTCCCTGAAGCAGGTGCAGCATTGTTTAAATGACTCTCAGAGTCAGGAGGACGTGGAGCTGGTTCTCCAACTGGTCCAGAAGCCTGACTTCCAGAAAGCCTTCAACATCCACAACGCTGTGGCCCACTATATGAACCGGCCCAGCCCTCCCTTTCCCTTGATGGACCATGCACAGACCCTCACGCAAGAG GTCCAGGCCATGCTACACAACAGTTCACAGAAGGAGGGACTGGAGCTAAACAGCTTGCTCACAACTCCTCACATTCAG GCTCTTATGGTGGCCCATGACAGTATAGCTGAACAAGAGATGCAGCTGGAGCCACTCGCTCCTTCCTTCAGTTCAAGCGAAACTTTCACCCAGTGGGGAGGAGAGACTGTCAAGATTGTGCGGATTGAGAAAGCTAAGGACATCCCATTG GGAGCAACCGTAAGAAACGACATGGACAGCGTGATCATCAGCCGAATTGTGAAGGGGGGCGCAGCAGAACACAGTGGCCTGCTGCATGAAGGAGATGAAATCCTAGAGATAAATGGTGTGGAGATTCGTGGCAAAGATGTCAATGAGGTCTTTGACATTCTG GCGGACATGCATGGCGTCTTGACCTTTGTTCTGATCCCCAGCCCACAGATTAAACCACCTCCCATTAAAGAGACAGTG GTGCACGTGAAAGCACATTTTGACTACGACCCTTCAGATGACCCCTACGTGCCCTGTCGAGAGCTTGGCCTTTGTTTTCAAAAGGGCGACATCCTCCACATCATCAGCCAAGATGACCCTAACTGGTGGCAGGCCTACAGAGATGGAGACGAAGACAACCAACCTCTCGCCGGCTTGGTCCCTG GTAAAAGCTTCCAGCAGCAGAGAGAGGCAATGAAGCAAACCATAGAGGAGGATAAAGAGCCTGAGAAATCAG GAAAACTTTGGTGTGCTAAAAAGAACAAGAAAAAGCGAAAGAAGAGGCAGTACAATGCCAACAAAAATGATG ACTTTGATAATGAGGAGGTTCTCACATATGAAGAGATGGCACTGTACCACCAGCCAGCCAATCGTAAGCGCCCCATCGCCATGATCGGCCCGCCAAACTGCGGGCAGAATGAGCTCAGACAGAGACTTCTTTCTAGTGAGCCAGACCGGTTTGCTGGCGCTGTCCCTC ACACCACAAGAAACCGTAGAGATATTGAGGTTAGCGGCCGTGACTACCACTTTGTGTCCCGTCAGGCCTTTGAGACGGACTCTGCGGCGGGGAAGTTCATCGAGTCTGGAGAGTTTGAGAAGAACCTTTATGGCACTAGCACGGACTCGGTCCGACAAGTTATTAACACAGGCAAGATCTGCCTCTTGTGTGTGCACACTCAG TCTTTAAAGGTTTTGCGCAGCTCCGACCTTAAGCCTTACATTATCTTCATTGCTCCTCCATCGCAAGAACGACTGAGGGCACTACTAGCTAAAGACAACAAAAATCCAAAG CCCGAGGAGCTGAGAGACATCATCGAAAAGGCTCGCGAGATGGAGCAGAACTACGGACACCTGTTTGACGCCGCCATCGTGAACACCGACCTGGAAAAGTCGTATCAGGAGCTGATTCGCCTCATCGATAAACTAGACACTGAACCCCAGTGGGTCCCCTCAACCTGGCTGCGTTGA